Below is a genomic region from Schistocerca americana isolate TAMUIC-IGC-003095 chromosome 1, iqSchAmer2.1, whole genome shotgun sequence.
AATGATGATGGACAGgaactaaatcattttgcaactttcATTCAACAATatgaaaattaccaacacattcttTAGGAAAAAAGACATTTATAAATATACAAGGAGTGCAAGAGGTCATGGGTCTTTTATTGATAATTGTATATTAAACTGAAAAGTTAGATCACTTGTGCAAGATCTAAGAGTCCACCAAAGAGCACACAATATTAATTCAGACCACTATTTTGTTATAGTAAAAACAAACCTGTCAACCAGACAGAAGAAACAAGTATGTAAATTACACAACATCAAAGGAGGAGTATCTGTTATAAGATAACAGTATAAAATGTAAGTACCAACAATAAATTGCACAATATCTACATAACAAAATtacacaaaataatgtaaacacagAATGGGAAATATCAAGTCATGCATTAACAGAACAGCAAtggaaggtatacaggaaaagaaCAAATCCccaaaaaaagaaatgtttcagaATACGGAATGATGAAATAGAGAATACaattaaagaaaaactaaaagCTTACCTAATGAATCTACATGATGAGACACAACCAATACATGCAGAAAAATGCAACTTCACCAAAAATAGGAATGAAGAAAGCTCATCAAGAATAATAGGACCAATTTAATTCAACAACAGAAAATTATGTGCATGGCAGACAAGAGATGCCCTATAAACTCATCAAATGACTTAACAAGCAAGAAAGGGATGCTACAAGAATAAGTGTCAAAGATAAAGGGACTTGGATACAATACTACGAAGAACTGTGGACTCGAAAAGATGACAAAGTTGAAGATATAACAACTTCAAAGGACAGATGGGACCAGGGGGATGACATCATACTAGATGTGACACAGGAAGTCCTTAGACAGTTGAAAAACAGAAAAGCTGCAGGATATGATGGAGtcaacttagaactccttaaatacAGAGAATTCATATTATGAATGAGGCTCTTGAATGAATGCTGAGACATGAGGGTGGCACTTGAATCTTGGAAGACAGTGGAGGTGACACCATTCTACAAAAAAGCAGGAAGAAATGTCTCTGAGAACCAAAGAAGAATAAAACCTACTCAATGCTTCTTACGAACTCCAAGCTAGAATTATTAACAATACGTAGCTGACACCCTCCTCATGGAGGAACAAAATGGCTACAGAAAGGGATGTATGACAAACAGAGAGACATTGTACTTTTACATGTAGAGCATGGGAAGTTTTTAGTGAGGTTGCATTTGATTATGATCCATTAAGTGACTATGTTAATCACTGAACAGTCATCTTAAGGGAACAGATCAAAAATATAGGCAATGTAAtgcattgaaatggaaagaagaaactgTTGGTATATGCGGCTTTTgtggcactctcactttcagtaGTCTGTGAGCCAGTAAAACCTCCGAAAACTGTATTTCTGTACAAATGTAATGAACCGAGGCATTTTTTAAACGTAGttagaaaatataatgcatgctTTCATATTTGAGATATGACAAAGTAATAGAAACACATTCATTATCTACTTACATAGCTGCACTGGATACTttttatacatacacacacacatctctaCAACACTATACGAACAGACATTTGCAAATCACTAGCTTGCTTACTCGCCATCACTCATCATAATAACACTACTGATATGCAAGCACAGCCCCGGGTAACAGCTAATATATACATCACAAAGCTAATAAGCTATACAAACAAGTACCTAAGAAATCTAAAAAGAGTGTAAAGAATGAGTCTCTGAAGTACAGTGTGTTACAATGAGATTCAACACTGCACCCTGGAAGACCACACTTTTTGTCTCACCTGGTTTTAACCCAGCCACAAATTCTAGGAGCACCTTGATTCACCAAGTCTTACTCATTCAGTACAAACAAAGCCATTAGACAGTCTTCATTTAACATTAACTTTCTTCAGATACACTTTATAGCAGTGgttgtcaaacttttttgctcaagggCCAAACCTGACATTTTAAGGCAACCCTTGGACATATGTACagatcttataattaattgataacTTCTGTAAATTGGTATGTTATGAGCCCGCAACAGACCAGCTATAGTAATGGCGTGATAAGATGGCCGCTTAAGTACTGACCAGTAAAAGTCGGCGCCATTCAGTACACTTTCTGTTGACTCTTCTGTTTAAGATTGCAGCCACCCTACATGATCCCAGATTTGTGACACTGTAATTGACTGATGCAGTACTGTTTTATTCTCTTTGTGAGTGGATTATTAACtggttaataacagtaactgtacttatacttaaatgcattatgcaatatgagacacCAGTGGTTAGCAGATTGGACTCGCACTCGGAAGGATCACGGTTCAAACCCCTGTCTGGCCTTCACATGAAGTTTTTCCAAGACTTCTCTAAACTGCTTGTGGCAAATGCCATTTGGTTCCTGTGAAATGGCATGGccaatatccttccccatccttccttaatttgAGCTTaccctctgtctctaatgaccctgACGTCATCAGTATGTTAATCTCTAATCTTTTTCCTTAATATGATACATGATTAAAAATGTttgctaaatgttttgaatatcacTTTTCTGCTTCTCAATGCACTGTATTACAACAGCCTCCATTTAATTTCACATTCACTGCTACAAACAAAGATGATCATAATAAGCATTCTTGAGTCCCTGCTACTTtagtgtcaaaatttataccatcaCATCTGATTTGTCAGAACTTGCAATAAACGAGAAAGCATTCCCTCTTACAGATCCTCTAAGCTGGCAGTGGCAGTGCTACTATCCCCTCTACTCCTGAGGCAAGATGCCAACTTCACTTAGTTCACTTCCAATTTCACCAACATCAATTAAAATTATGCATATCTAGACATTACTGTCTCTGTTAGTATTTTCGTTTGTTACTGAACAGGAAAACTATAATTTTAAGATGATCTTTTACTTGATGTTTTTGGATTTGGCTGTTAGCTGCTTGatgtatatttttataaaacatgaCTGAGGGCCGCATAAATACTCAATTTGGGCCCACTCCTCTATGGCACAACACATCCTCAAACAGTTGACAGCAAATTACATACTGTTAGTGCTTCGACAGTTATATACTACGAGAGATgcaatatttattttctcattaagaAAGACATAATTTGACAATACTACAGATACACAAGAAATACTTGAGCAGTTCATTTATAAAAGCAgtttatttgttgtatttttcaTTGTCTTCATAAAAAATTTCAGAAAACCAATTTTAGGTACTACAAGCTACACCCCAAGGCAACTGATATGGTTACACTTTTTCACACATTGAAATCCAAAATAATTCTGTTTCAAATAATTCATTGAAATTTACAGTAGAGTTTTCACAGAAGCATCATTTTTTATTTCCGTACTTCTCATTAGTAACTCCAGTTATGCCTTTTTAGCTCTTCATCAGAATATATTCTATCACAGAAATATATTCGTCTTAATCGGCAATTTGAATGTATCTGAATCCTTACAGTTTCCTTATAGCTTGTTCCAAATGCTTTTTGTGTGAATTCAGCTAGATTTATTTGTATTATATTCCAGCCATCCTCCAGTAACAATGGAACACTGCAAGTATGCGGTCTTACTGAAGTACCAGAACGAGAGTTGCTTGCACAAAATTGTCGGCGAATATTTCTGTCGTCTAAGACctataataatataaaaatttgttaaaCAGGTATAACTTTAACTGATGGGGTCATGCTAACATAGAAGATTAATATGCAAATACACATTGTGTGGGACTGAATACAAACCAATTGCTATAAAAGTCAGGGAAAATAAAAGTAGCAGAGGTAACAGACTCAGAAACACACTAAGAAAGACGAAACCTTTGACTCTGTCAGAAAGTTTATATCAAGTTCAGAGTCTATCTACCAGGTCCTCTTCTTCTACCACTTTTATAAATGCAATAGAACAGCGAGCAGTTAATATACATAGCAATAAACTGTAGAGCATCTTGTAGAGTATGCAATGAAGTGTGGATTGTGTGCAGCGTATTTATTTGGGGAAAATAGCACACACAGGAAGCAAGACAAtataaatgagaaaatataaacgaCTGTACAAATAAGGAAAAGACACCCTAAACCCTGTATCAGGAAAGGCAAAAAACTGCATGATGAAAATTAAATGTAACTGTGAAGACTGTTTAGTTAAAACAGACATTATTTGTTGAAGTTACCAGTATTAGCAGTAATGTCTTAAAGACGGCTGTAGTTTGAGGAATGTTAAAGTCTGTGGTGTACAGAAATGCAAGATCAATGTTCTAAGATCATGTTGCAGATCACTGAATGAGACCACACCTGATAAACAGTCAAAAATCTTCACAAAACTTCGGTTCATGTCTCATGCTGCATATCAAAAACAAGATGAGAGAATCACAAGAAGTAATGAGGGAAGCCTAATAAAAACTGTTGTATGCATCAGTGAGAAGTTCTCACGTTATTCAAAATGGTAATTAGAACAGTGTGGTCCCCGATTCCCAGACTGCTGAGTCCTCTAGCAAAAACATAGCTGCACTGATGTTTTCAACTTCTGGAAACAGTACATTAAGAAACAAGGAGGTGATCAGTTGAAAACCAGTATCACTTTGGCCATGTCATACATTGGCTATTATGACCCAGGACTGGGAAGATGGACAATCCCACCCAAAAACAAGAGCATTCACAAATTTTCAGGTCAGAAAAAGCATGCAGTTTGGTACAAAACTTATTATTCagcaattaatgaaaaattactccCAAAAAATGAAAGCTCTTGGCAGCAAGCAGA
It encodes:
- the LOC124599429 gene encoding cilia- and flagella-associated protein 20 isoform X3, encoding MFKNTFQSGFLSILYSIGSKPLQIWDKKVRNGHIKRITDNDIQSLVLEIVGSNVSTTYITCPADPKKTLGIKLPFLVMIIKNLKKYFTFEVQVLDDRNIRRQFCASNSRSGTSVRPHTCSVPLLLEDGWNIIQINLAEFTQKAFGTSYKETVRIQIHSNCRLRRIYFCDRIYSDEELKRHNWSY